A region of Candidatus Aegiribacteria sp. DNA encodes the following proteins:
- a CDS encoding D-2-hydroxyacid dehydrogenase, whose translation MARVLICDAVAEDALEAIRSGGHEVVEKIGMSPEELLVTAPQFDALVVRSATKVRKPVLEKAARGNLKLIVRGGVGLDNIDLDDAAELGISVQNTPSASSVAVAELAIAHMLACSRFLGPANCTMKKGEWNKKAYGKGKELWHSTLGLIGYGRISQEVAKRAKGFGMKVIFYDPFIDEAEGAQKVDLDTLCKESDFVSLHIPHTKETHYLLDTPQFDMMKDGVIVVNCARGGTINETALLEAMESGKVFATGVDVYEEEPSKGNPLVEFERTVATPHIGAGSAAASKRVGAEVARKINEFFE comes from the coding sequence ATGGCTCGAGTACTTATCTGTGACGCAGTTGCTGAAGATGCCCTTGAGGCTATCCGCAGCGGTGGGCACGAAGTTGTTGAAAAAATAGGAATGTCCCCTGAAGAACTTCTGGTGACAGCTCCCCAGTTCGACGCTCTGGTTGTTCGCAGCGCTACAAAGGTTAGAAAACCCGTTCTCGAAAAGGCGGCCAGGGGAAATCTCAAGCTGATAGTCCGTGGAGGCGTCGGGCTTGATAACATCGACCTTGATGACGCTGCTGAACTGGGTATCTCGGTACAGAATACTCCTTCCGCAAGCAGCGTCGCGGTAGCCGAACTTGCAATAGCGCACATGCTGGCATGCAGCCGTTTTCTGGGTCCCGCGAACTGCACTATGAAAAAAGGTGAGTGGAACAAGAAAGCGTACGGCAAAGGCAAAGAACTCTGGCATTCAACCCTCGGCCTTATCGGATACGGACGCATTTCACAGGAAGTGGCTAAAAGGGCAAAGGGATTCGGGATGAAAGTCATTTTTTACGATCCCTTTATTGATGAAGCAGAAGGCGCGCAGAAAGTTGATCTTGATACACTATGTAAAGAATCCGACTTCGTAAGTCTCCATATACCCCATACCAAAGAAACACATTACCTTCTTGATACTCCTCAGTTCGACATGATGAAGGATGGAGTAATCGTAGTGAACTGTGCCAGGGGAGGTACGATTAACGAAACTGCCCTGCTGGAAGCTATGGAATCCGGGAAGGTATTCGCCACGGGAGTTGATGTTTACGAAGAGGAACCATCCAAAGGAAACCCACTTGTTGAATTTGAAAGAACGGTTGCTACGCCCCACATTGGAGCTGGAAGCGCAGCCGCTTCAAAACGGGTGGGGGCAGAAGTGGCCCGCAAGATTAACGAATTCTTCGAATAA